The Leptospira bouyouniensis genome window below encodes:
- a CDS encoding DUF3995 domain-containing protein — protein sequence MTFITIITTSILFSLALVHIYWGFGGLWPGNTKQELIDKVFGKGNQFPSPFICFFVALGLFLFSMLPILWMFRFSLIKRIIPTQMNICWMNFLRKYTNE from the coding sequence ATGACATTCATTACGATTATCACTACATCAATCCTTTTTTCATTAGCTCTCGTTCATATTTACTGGGGATTCGGTGGCTTATGGCCAGGAAATACCAAACAAGAGTTAATTGATAAGGTATTTGGCAAAGGGAACCAATTCCCCTCTCCATTCATTTGTTTTTTTGTGGCCTTAGGATTGTTTTTGTTTTCTATGTTACCAATTTTATGGATGTTTCGTTTTTCGCTCATAAAAAGAATAATACCTACACAGATGAATATCTGTTGGATGAATTTCCTTCGAAAGTATACTAACGAATGA
- a CDS encoding DUF1554 domain-containing protein has protein sequence MFVSATSYNANLQGISGADVKCSIDPNKPADGIYKALLVDDVNRRACTSANCSVGGITEQIDWVVAPNISYYSLNTSALIFTSDLNGVFTGSFATTMSAPTGIWTGIKNNPSWDWQTDTSHTCTSWSDNVSANCGTYGVTSWQDSRAIAITSAYGNGGTLNNILCIEQ, from the coding sequence ATGTTTGTTTCGGCGACATCGTATAATGCAAATTTACAAGGAATTAGCGGTGCTGATGTTAAATGTTCAATTGATCCGAATAAACCTGCGGATGGAATATATAAAGCTTTACTAGTTGACGATGTGAATCGAAGAGCCTGCACAAGTGCCAATTGTTCAGTAGGTGGAATCACGGAACAAATCGATTGGGTTGTAGCACCTAATATCAGTTATTATTCATTAAACACTTCAGCTTTAATTTTTACATCAGATTTGAATGGTGTCTTTACCGGCTCTTTTGCGACAACTATGTCAGCACCAACAGGGATTTGGACAGGGATCAAAAATAATCCATCTTGGGATTGGCAAACAGATACATCTCATACATGTACATCCTGGTCTGACAATGTTTCCGCAAACTGTGGGACCTATGGCGTTACATCCTGGCAAGATAGCAGAGCCATTGCGATTACCTCTGCCTATGGGAATGGCGGAACTCTTAATAATATCCTTTGTATCGAACAATAG